In Citrobacter sp. RHB25-C09, the following proteins share a genomic window:
- the wcaL gene encoding colanic acid biosynthesis glycosyltransferase WcaL: MRVSFFLLKFPLSSETFVLNQITAFIDMGFEVSIIALQKGDTENTHEAWTKYNLAAKTRWLQDEPPGRLAKLRHRAGQTLTGLHRGATWKALNVARYGAEARNLILSSICGQTATPFAADVFIAHFGPAGVTAAKLRELGVLQGKIATIFHGIDISSREVLNHYTPEYQQLFRRGDLMLPISELWAGRLKSMGCPPEKIAVSRMGVDMTRFTHRPVKAPGTPLDIISVARLTEKKGLHVAIEACRQLKEQGVAFRYRILGIGPWERRLRTLIEQYQLDDVIEMPGFKPSHEVKAMLDDADVFLLPSITGADGDMEGIPVALMEAMAVGIPVVSTVHSGIPELVDAGKSGWLVPENDATALAKQLAAFSEIDHDALQPVVQRAREKVEHDFNQQVINRQLASLLQTI; encoded by the coding sequence ATGAGGGTCAGTTTCTTTCTGCTGAAATTCCCGCTGTCGTCAGAGACCTTTGTGCTTAATCAGATCACCGCGTTTATTGATATGGGATTTGAGGTGTCGATTATCGCGCTACAAAAAGGCGATACCGAGAATACGCATGAAGCATGGACGAAATATAACCTGGCGGCGAAAACTCGCTGGTTACAGGATGAACCCCCAGGGAGACTGGCAAAGCTCCGCCATCGTGCAGGCCAGACGCTGACGGGGCTGCATCGCGGTGCCACCTGGAAGGCGTTGAATGTTGCGCGCTACGGTGCAGAAGCACGCAACCTGATTCTGTCCTCGATTTGTGGACAAACGGCCACGCCTTTTGCTGCCGATGTTTTTATCGCCCATTTTGGGCCGGCGGGCGTCACGGCAGCAAAGCTTCGCGAATTGGGCGTGCTTCAGGGCAAGATTGCCACCATTTTTCATGGCATCGATATTTCGAGCCGGGAAGTGCTGAATCATTACACGCCGGAGTATCAACAACTGTTCCGGCGGGGCGATCTGATGCTGCCGATCAGCGAACTTTGGGCTGGACGCCTTAAAAGTATGGGCTGCCCGCCAGAGAAAATTGCCGTTTCGCGAATGGGGGTGGACATGACGCGCTTTACCCATCGCCCGGTGAAAGCACCCGGCACGCCGCTGGACATTATCTCCGTTGCGCGACTGACGGAGAAAAAGGGGCTGCATGTGGCTATTGAAGCTTGCCGGCAGCTCAAGGAGCAGGGGGTGGCGTTCCGTTATCGTATCCTCGGTATCGGCCCCTGGGAGCGGCGATTGCGTACTCTGATTGAGCAGTATCAACTTGATGATGTTATTGAAATGCCGGGGTTCAAACCCAGCCACGAAGTGAAGGCAATGCTGGATGACGCTGATGTCTTTCTGCTGCCTTCGATTACCGGTGCCGATGGTGATATGGAAGGGATCCCCGTCGCGCTGATGGAAGCGATGGCGGTGGGGATCCCCGTTGTTTCAACCGTGCACAGCGGCATTCCTGAACTGGTCGATGCCGGAAAATCGGGTTGGCTGGTGCCAGAGAACGATGCCACGGCGCTGGCAAAACAGCTTGCCGCGTTCAGTGAAATCGACCATGACGCCCTGCAGCCCGTTGTTCAGCGCGCGCGGGAAAAAGTGGAACATGATTTTAACCAGCAGGTGATCAATCGTCAGTTAGCCAGCCTGCTGCAAACGATCTAA
- the wzxC gene encoding colanic acid undecaprenyl disphosphate flippase WzxC — translation MSLREKTISGAKWSAIATVIIISLGLVQMTVLARVFDNHQFGLLTVSLVIIALADTLSDFGIANSIIQRKEISHLELTTLYWLNVGLGIVVCVAVFLLSDVIGRVLHNPDLIPLIKALSLAFLVIPHGQQFRALMQKELEFNKIGMIETSAVLAGFTFTVISAHFWPWALTAILGYLVNSAVRTLLFGYVGRKIYRPGLHFSLASVSSNLRFGAWLTADSIVNYVNTNLSTLVLARILGAGVAGGYNLAYNVAVVPPMKLNPIITRVLFPAFAKIQDDTEKLRVNFYKLLSVVGIINFPALLGLMVVANNFVPLVFGEKWNSIIPVLQLLCIVGLLRSVGNPIGSLLMAKARVDISFKFNVFKTFLFIPAIILGGQMAGAIGVTLGFLLVQIINTILSYFVMIKPVLGASYRQYILSLWLPFYLSLPTLAVSYGLGLALQGHLTLSVLLATQIAAGALAFVLMIILSRHPLVVELKRQFCRSEKMKTLLRAG, via the coding sequence ATGAGCTTACGAGAAAAAACCATTAGCGGCGCGAAGTGGTCGGCCATTGCCACAGTGATCATTATCAGCCTTGGGCTGGTTCAGATGACGGTACTGGCGCGGGTGTTTGATAATCATCAATTTGGGCTACTGACCGTCTCGCTGGTGATAATCGCGCTGGCAGATACGCTCTCCGACTTCGGTATCGCCAATTCAATCATTCAGCGCAAAGAGATTAGTCATCTCGAACTGACGACGCTGTACTGGCTGAACGTGGGGCTAGGTATCGTGGTCTGCGTGGCGGTTTTCCTGCTAAGTGATGTGATTGGCCGCGTTCTGCATAACCCGGACCTGATACCGCTGATTAAAGCGCTGTCGCTGGCGTTCTTAGTGATCCCTCACGGTCAACAGTTCCGGGCGCTAATGCAAAAGGAACTGGAGTTCAACAAAATAGGGATGATTGAAACCAGCGCGGTGCTGGCGGGTTTCACCTTCACCGTGATTAGCGCCCATTTCTGGCCGTGGGCGTTAACGGCGATCCTGGGATATCTGGTCAATAGCGCTGTGCGCACTCTGCTTTTCGGTTACGTTGGCCGCAAAATTTACCGTCCCGGCCTGCATTTTTCGCTTGCTTCGGTTTCATCGAACCTGCGCTTTGGCGCGTGGCTAACGGCGGATAGCATCGTCAACTACGTCAATACTAATCTTTCTACACTGGTGCTGGCGCGGATCCTCGGGGCGGGCGTCGCCGGGGGCTATAACCTGGCCTATAACGTGGCGGTTGTGCCACCGATGAAACTCAACCCGATCATTACCCGCGTACTGTTCCCGGCCTTTGCCAAAATTCAGGACGATACCGAGAAGTTGCGTGTGAATTTTTACAAGCTGCTGTCGGTCGTGGGGATTATTAACTTTCCGGCGCTTCTGGGACTCATGGTGGTCGCGAATAATTTCGTGCCGCTGGTGTTCGGTGAGAAATGGAACAGCATCATTCCGGTTCTGCAATTGTTGTGCATCGTTGGACTGCTGCGATCTGTCGGTAACCCGATAGGTTCGCTACTGATGGCAAAAGCGCGGGTGGATATCAGCTTTAAATTTAATGTGTTTAAAACATTTCTGTTTATTCCGGCGATCATTCTCGGCGGGCAGATGGCCGGGGCTATTGGCGTCACGCTGGGCTTCCTGCTGGTGCAAATCATTAACACCATTCTGAGCTATTTCGTGATGATCAAACCGGTGCTGGGTGCCAGCTACCGTCAATACATTCTCAGCCTGTGGCTGCCGTTCTATCTTTCTTTGCCCACGCTGGCGGTGAGCTACGGGTTGGGTCTTGCTTTGCAGGGACACCTGACGCTGAGCGTACTGTTAGCCACGCAAATTGCCGCCGGTGCGCTGGCGTTTGTGCTGATGATAATTCTTTCCCGACACCCGCTGGTGGTGGAGTTAAAGCGTCAGTTTTGTCGCAGCGAAAAAATGAAAACACTGCTTCGCGCAGGATAA
- the wcaK gene encoding colanic acid biosynthesis pyruvyl transferase WcaK, translating into MKLLILGNHTCGNRGDSAIMRGLLDAISRQQPDVEMDVMSRFPISSSWLQGREIIADPLYQLSQKQQAAGGIGGRVKKVLRRRFQHKILLAKVTGEGQLRNVDIAPEFHEFVRFLQNYDAIIQVGGSNYVDLYGLTHFEYPLCAFMANKPIYMIGHSVGPFQNPDFNQLANYTFGRTNALILRETVSRDLMEKAQISTQKVEQGVDTAWLVDHRDDSFTPGYAVQHWLNLTALRKTVAITLRELEPFDKRLGTTQQAYEKAFADVVNRLIDDGYQVLALSTCTSMDRYNRDDRMVALRMAQFVEKREHFHIAMDELNDVEIGKILAACELTIGTRLHSAIISMNFGTPAIAINYEHKSAGIMQQLGMPEMAIDIRHLLDGSLKSMVSDILGQLPELTIRVQDAVAREREKGFQMVESVLSRIREVK; encoded by the coding sequence ATGAAATTATTAATTTTGGGCAACCACACCTGCGGTAACCGTGGCGATAGCGCCATTATGCGGGGCCTGCTTGACGCCATCAGCCGTCAGCAGCCTGACGTGGAAATGGATGTGATGAGCCGCTTTCCGATCAGCTCTTCCTGGCTGCAGGGGCGCGAGATTATTGCCGATCCGCTGTATCAGCTTAGCCAAAAACAGCAGGCAGCAGGGGGGATTGGCGGACGCGTGAAGAAAGTGCTTCGCCGCCGGTTTCAACACAAAATCCTGCTGGCGAAAGTGACCGGCGAAGGCCAACTGCGCAACGTTGATATTGCTCCTGAGTTCCATGAGTTTGTCCGTTTTTTGCAAAACTATGACGCGATTATCCAGGTTGGCGGGTCGAACTATGTCGATCTCTACGGACTGACCCATTTTGAATACCCTCTGTGCGCGTTTATGGCCAATAAACCGATTTATATGATTGGTCACAGCGTTGGGCCGTTCCAGAACCCGGACTTTAACCAGTTGGCGAACTACACATTTGGCCGCACTAACGCACTGATCTTACGTGAAACGGTGAGCCGCGACCTGATGGAAAAAGCGCAGATCAGTACGCAAAAAGTCGAACAGGGCGTTGATACGGCCTGGCTTGTCGATCATCGCGACGACAGCTTTACGCCGGGGTACGCAGTACAACACTGGCTGAACCTGACGGCCCTGCGCAAAACGGTTGCCATAACGCTGCGTGAACTTGAACCGTTCGACAAACGCCTCGGCACTACTCAGCAGGCGTACGAAAAAGCCTTTGCGGACGTGGTGAATCGCTTAATTGATGACGGGTACCAGGTGCTCGCGCTATCGACCTGTACGAGTATGGATCGTTACAACCGCGATGACCGTATGGTGGCGTTGCGGATGGCGCAGTTTGTGGAGAAGCGCGAGCACTTCCATATTGCGATGGATGAGCTGAACGATGTGGAGATCGGCAAAATTCTCGCCGCCTGCGAGTTAACCATCGGCACGCGTCTGCATTCCGCCATCATCTCAATGAACTTTGGCACGCCTGCCATTGCGATCAACTACGAGCACAAATCGGCTGGCATTATGCAACAACTGGGGATGCCAGAGATGGCGATAGACATTCGCCACCTGCTGGACGGAAGTTTGAAGTCGATGGTCAGCGATATTCTCGGACAGTTGCCGGAACTGACGATCCGCGTGCAGGACGCCGTCGCCCGCGAGCGGGAAAAAGGATTTCAAATGGTGGAGTCGGTCCTGTCGCGCATCCGGGAGGTGAAATGA